In one Granulicella cerasi genomic region, the following are encoded:
- a CDS encoding DUF6950 family protein: protein MQRSSTWLTKELPDYLLSCYSKPFVWGTLDCCLFAAGAALTMTGVDIAEEFRGKYTDEASAFALIKTVTGGSTVADAFAWCATKYGMTEWVKSDGSPQPLMAKRGDIVACLNGEQLIAGIIDLSGRYVAAMAETGFIRLPLSSIQRAWHVPAN, encoded by the coding sequence ATGCAACGATCATCAACGTGGCTCACCAAAGAGCTTCCCGACTACCTCTTGTCCTGCTATTCCAAGCCCTTCGTTTGGGGAACGCTGGACTGTTGTCTCTTCGCCGCTGGCGCGGCTCTCACGATGACCGGCGTGGACATCGCCGAAGAGTTCAGAGGTAAATACACCGACGAAGCCTCGGCTTTCGCACTGATCAAAACCGTCACCGGTGGCTCCACTGTCGCCGATGCTTTCGCGTGGTGTGCCACGAAGTACGGTATGACCGAATGGGTAAAGTCCGATGGCTCTCCTCAGCCCTTGATGGCGAAGCGTGGCGATATCGTCGCCTGTCTCAACGGCGAACAACTCATCGCTGGAATCATCGACCTCTCTGGTCGCTACGTAGCCGCTATGGCAGAGACGGGATTCATCCGCTTACCACTCAGCTCGATTCAACGTGCATGGCACGTCCCCGCCAACTAG